The following are encoded in a window of Caldicellulosiruptor danielii genomic DNA:
- a CDS encoding sugar phosphate isomerase/epimerase family protein — MKLGFLTACLPKQSLENLVVWAKSIGFEMLEVACWPVKNTRDYSGTTLDVANLTKDEAERIKKLFEQNNMQISSLAYYDNNLHPDLVIRKSYHDHLKKVIDAAELLGVKYVGTFVGRNYNKTIKENFDEFEIVFKEILEYAKSKNVSIIIENCPMPGWNPDGGWMGTISYSPELWEEMFSRLDYDNFGLNLDPSHLYWLGIDPVSVIKDFKDKIFHVHAKDTQVFKDKLNKFSIFGSQIQRKNAWDMGYWAYRMPGRGEIDWKAFLKELKQNGYSFVVSIEHEDPEYEGTEEKVKEGLKLGFEYLKGILNEI; from the coding sequence ATGAAACTTGGGTTTTTAACAGCCTGCCTGCCAAAACAAAGCCTTGAAAATCTTGTTGTGTGGGCAAAAAGCATTGGTTTTGAGATGCTGGAGGTTGCATGCTGGCCTGTAAAAAATACAAGAGATTATTCTGGCACAACCTTGGATGTTGCAAACCTTACAAAAGATGAAGCAGAAAGAATCAAAAAACTTTTTGAGCAGAACAATATGCAAATTTCCTCTCTTGCATACTATGACAACAACCTGCACCCTGACCTTGTGATAAGAAAATCTTACCATGACCATTTAAAAAAGGTAATTGACGCGGCAGAGCTTCTTGGCGTCAAATATGTTGGGACATTTGTTGGAAGAAACTATAACAAGACAATCAAAGAAAACTTTGATGAGTTTGAGATTGTGTTCAAAGAGATTTTAGAGTATGCAAAGTCCAAAAATGTATCTATTATAATTGAAAACTGCCCAATGCCGGGCTGGAATCCTGACGGTGGATGGATGGGGACAATATCATACTCACCTGAGCTTTGGGAGGAGATGTTTTCGAGGCTTGATTATGACAATTTTGGTTTGAACCTTGACCCATCGCACCTTTATTGGCTTGGAATTGACCCTGTTTCTGTGATAAAGGATTTTAAGGATAAAATATTCCATGTTCATGCAAAAGACACTCAGGTTTTCAAAGATAAGCTAAACAAGTTCTCAATCTTTGGTAGCCAGATTCAAAGGAAAAATGCTTGGGATATGGGTTACTGGGCATACAGAATGCCAGGTCGCGGCGAGATTGACTGGAAGGCGTTTTTGAAAGAACTAAAACAAAACGGCTATAGCTTTGTTGTAAGCATAGAACATGAGGACCCAGAATATGAGGGAACTGAAGAAAAAGTAAAAGAGGGACTAAAGCTTGGGTTTGAATATTTAAAAGGTATCTTGAATGAAATATAG
- the amrA gene encoding AmmeMemoRadiSam system protein A: MVGYLLPHPPILIPEIGRGEEKKCQATLDALEKVASEIAEYRPEVIAIISPHAPVFSNAFFLNDKPEIYGSLARWGIYGIEFRFKNNLEIVQDIVKMCSYEGLVAAFVSDKIQKRYGVSRELDHGALVPLYFITKKYKDFELIHTSYCMLDDIKLYKYGMILRKAIEKQGKRGLIVASGDLSHKLSYDGPYGFAKEGPEFDRLLVKLLQTSNIRALYSIDTVLSEKAAECGFRSIKVLLGAFDGYEVESKVYSYEGPFGVGYCVAAFYRKGEKCSSLLDEIVQKRKERLKKIRENEDEYIRLARESLEYYVRHRRYLEHIPDYVTERMLKERAGVFVSIKKDGNLRGCIGTIYPTQENIAKEIIRNAVAAGFHDPRFEEVTEDELDSLVYDVDILSTPEKVNSISELDPKKYGVIVRKGARQGLLLPDLEGVDTTEQQLRIACQKAGIDYDREDFEIERFTVERHK; this comes from the coding sequence ATGGTAGGATATTTACTGCCACATCCACCAATCTTGATTCCCGAGATTGGGAGAGGCGAGGAGAAAAAGTGCCAGGCAACGTTAGATGCTTTGGAAAAGGTAGCAAGTGAGATAGCTGAATATAGACCTGAGGTCATAGCCATAATATCACCCCATGCACCTGTTTTTTCGAATGCTTTTTTCTTGAACGACAAGCCAGAAATTTATGGAAGCCTTGCAAGATGGGGTATATATGGAATTGAATTTAGGTTTAAAAATAACCTTGAGATAGTTCAAGACATAGTAAAAATGTGTAGCTATGAAGGTTTGGTAGCTGCATTTGTGTCAGACAAAATTCAAAAAAGATATGGCGTTTCGCGAGAGCTTGACCATGGCGCTTTAGTTCCGCTTTATTTTATCACCAAAAAGTATAAAGACTTTGAGCTTATACACACATCTTACTGTATGCTTGATGATATAAAGCTTTATAAATATGGAATGATACTCAGAAAAGCAATTGAAAAGCAAGGGAAAAGAGGTTTGATTGTAGCTTCTGGTGACCTTTCGCACAAACTATCTTACGATGGACCTTACGGGTTTGCAAAAGAAGGACCTGAGTTTGACAGACTTTTGGTTAAACTTTTGCAAACAAGCAACATAAGAGCACTTTATAGCATAGATACTGTGCTTTCAGAAAAGGCGGCCGAATGTGGCTTCAGGTCTATAAAGGTTTTGCTTGGTGCATTTGATGGGTATGAAGTAGAATCAAAGGTTTATTCGTATGAAGGACCATTTGGTGTTGGGTACTGTGTTGCTGCCTTTTACCGTAAAGGAGAAAAGTGCTCTTCTTTGCTTGATGAGATAGTTCAAAAAAGGAAAGAGAGACTAAAAAAGATAAGAGAAAATGAAGATGAGTATATAAGACTTGCAAGAGAAAGCTTAGAATACTATGTAAGACACCGCAGGTACTTAGAGCACATACCAGATTATGTCACAGAAAGGATGCTAAAAGAAAGAGCAGGTGTTTTTGTGTCAATCAAAAAAGATGGGAATTTAAGAGGATGTATAGGTACAATTTATCCTACCCAAGAAAACATTGCAAAAGAGATAATCAGAAACGCTGTTGCAGCAGGGTTTCATGACCCGAGGTTTGAAGAGGTCACAGAAGATGAGCTTGACTCTTTGGTGTATGATGTTGATATTTTAAGTACACCTGAAAAGGTAAATTCAATTTCAGAACTTGATCCCAAAAAGTATGGTGTGATTGTCCGAAAAGGTGCAAGACAAGGACTTTTGCTTCCTGATTTAGAGGGTGTTGACACAACTGAGCAGCAGCTCAGAATTGCCTGCCAAAAGGCGGGAATTGACTATGATAGAGAAGATTTTGAGATAGAAAGGTTTACAGTTGAAAGACACAAGTAA